A genome region from Chryseobacterium sp. G0186 includes the following:
- a CDS encoding type VI secretion system Vgr family protein produces the protein MFQDDKTIKVESPRNDIKEGQQGVSTAQGANMFMNQTLVPNNPSITENKVWAKQPTSKIHNAEAIAESFIAGINRVVKLDVVVEGQIIKHFKHFKLVQSAAKHHEFSLTLAHDTLGSAENHNLQEAQNFLGKRITVVFKYKDIDKGAERNFVGVVTEVGFSQEKGSLGNIVLKGYSPTVLLDAAPHIQSFGGSQPVSLNSIADHVIREGLGQNKFDFRVDAQHGNVSYSSQYEETHYNYLARMAEAYGEQFYYDGEVLHFGKLPPQEKPVKLTYGSSVSDIAIKMKAQHVSPSFYGYNSSKHEKLTTGSSKINHTSDIARRAYEISEKTFTTPSLRVAPIKASSFMDIDASQKGTAGSKASEVFITSGTTTVPFLYPGCTADIEMRKSESNETSYFTKLMIMEVTHEVDARGYYDGKFEAIAADTGFIPRPEFEQPRAEAQFAKVISNTDPQNQGRVQVQFDWQNGPDITEFIRVMSPDAGSSDKVSKNRGFMSIPEVGDQVIINFVHQHPDRPFVMGGMFHGNIGAGGGAGNNVMSFSGRSGAELKYDNGAGSMNLKDQGGANMFFDGAGNVVHNANNDSTKTVGNDKTDKIGNNKKLEVGCDHIADVGNTHKVAVGGKNSVFTMDNTGTIDLTGTKKITIKVGDSKIEITGSKIMITSTEVEIKGSGSSQAIFNGSTTISGSQIIEN, from the coding sequence ATGTTTCAGGATGACAAAACAATTAAAGTAGAAAGCCCAAGGAATGATATAAAAGAAGGACAACAGGGAGTAAGCACTGCACAAGGAGCAAATATGTTTATGAACCAAACCCTGGTTCCCAATAATCCCTCCATCACTGAAAATAAAGTGTGGGCGAAACAGCCGACCTCAAAAATACATAATGCTGAAGCCATTGCTGAAAGTTTTATTGCAGGAATCAATCGTGTGGTAAAATTAGATGTGGTAGTTGAAGGGCAGATTATCAAGCACTTTAAACATTTTAAATTGGTGCAGAGTGCAGCTAAACACCATGAGTTTAGTCTGACATTGGCACACGATACATTGGGAAGTGCTGAAAACCATAATTTACAAGAAGCACAGAACTTCCTGGGAAAACGTATCACAGTAGTCTTCAAATATAAAGATATTGATAAAGGAGCTGAGCGTAATTTTGTAGGAGTCGTTACAGAAGTTGGATTCAGTCAGGAAAAAGGAAGTCTTGGGAATATTGTCCTTAAGGGCTATAGTCCTACCGTACTTTTAGATGCAGCCCCTCATATCCAGAGTTTTGGAGGAAGCCAGCCGGTTAGTCTGAACAGTATTGCTGATCATGTGATCAGAGAAGGACTTGGCCAAAATAAGTTTGACTTCAGGGTAGATGCCCAGCATGGAAATGTTTCCTATAGCTCGCAATATGAAGAAACCCATTATAACTATCTTGCCAGAATGGCTGAAGCATATGGTGAACAGTTTTACTACGACGGGGAAGTTCTTCATTTTGGAAAGCTGCCGCCTCAGGAAAAACCTGTGAAACTGACCTACGGAAGCAGTGTGAGTGATATTGCTATCAAAATGAAAGCGCAGCATGTAAGCCCTTCTTTTTATGGATATAACAGTAGCAAACACGAGAAACTGACTACCGGAAGTTCCAAGATCAACCATACCTCAGATATTGCAAGACGTGCCTACGAAATATCAGAAAAAACCTTTACCACGCCATCTTTAAGAGTAGCCCCGATAAAAGCATCATCTTTTATGGATATTGATGCCTCACAGAAAGGAACTGCCGGAAGTAAGGCGTCAGAGGTTTTTATCACCTCAGGAACAACTACCGTTCCTTTCCTGTATCCGGGATGTACCGCAGATATTGAAATGCGTAAGTCTGAAAGTAATGAAACTTCTTATTTCACTAAGCTGATGATCATGGAAGTTACCCATGAAGTGGATGCAAGAGGATATTATGATGGTAAGTTTGAAGCCATTGCGGCAGATACAGGATTTATTCCGCGTCCTGAATTTGAACAGCCAAGAGCTGAAGCCCAGTTTGCAAAAGTAATTTCCAATACAGACCCACAAAATCAGGGACGGGTTCAGGTACAGTTTGACTGGCAAAATGGCCCGGATATTACAGAATTTATCCGTGTTATGTCTCCTGATGCCGGAAGCAGTGATAAGGTAAGTAAAAACCGTGGTTTCATGTCTATTCCTGAAGTAGGCGACCAGGTTATCATTAACTTCGTACATCAGCATCCTGATCGTCCGTTTGTAATGGGAGGAATGTTTCATGGGAATATAGGTGCCGGAGGAGGTGCCGGAAATAATGTAATGAGCTTTAGCGGAAGAAGCGGAGCCGAACTAAAATATGACAATGGTGCAGGGTCCATGAATCTTAAAGATCAGGGCGGAGCCAATATGTTTTTTGACGGGGCTGGAAATGTTGTACACAATGCCAATAATGACAGTACTAAAACCGTTGGTAATGATAAAACCGATAAAATTGGTAATAATAAGAAATTAGAAGTTGGTTGTGATCACATTGCAGATGTTGGAAATACTCATAAAGTAGCGGTAGGAGGCAAGAATAGTGTATTTACAATGGATAATACAGGAACTATTGATTTAACAGGAACTAAAAAAATTACAATTAAAGTAGGAGATAGTAAAATTGAGATTACAGGTTCTAAAATTATGATTACAAGTACTGAAGTGGAAATAAAAGGAAGCGGATCTTCTCAAGCAATATTTAATGGTAGCACAACAATCTCTGGAAGTCAAATCATAGAAAACTAA
- a CDS encoding LysM peptidoglycan-binding domain-containing protein: MEVHKYYIKKTDTLVSIAQELGLSASDLKEFHNKNSKPHEWIKVDNTLPVWSEYIMIPDSVEVLKRKQEDLLSPEKIILKQKVIAESKYTILQKIDMQVSGNSMVDSETEIVWECSKNKNEESFHIDIKQKSHQVKYIKSIYRQLAEYMQKFNRPMEHLIIELFSDGNIKAVLNQNEIKETWNILKTELEPELGDTIEEKTMIEGGDKDFSNTLPLIKNNILYCLFLKDVYGEYLELNQFIETGKQEYSSQLFGNEKVFLNVKRKVEKDSGIAIIKFYAESDSDKNGHLREIYNTKLKDFLQAHYEYSLTWSVEYHIDIEKGKMILCRSKIKEQANSKYSHLMEHEIVLN, encoded by the coding sequence TTGGAAGTACATAAATATTATATAAAAAAGACAGATACGTTAGTTTCAATAGCTCAGGAACTTGGACTATCAGCTTCTGATCTGAAGGAATTTCATAACAAAAATTCAAAGCCGCATGAATGGATAAAAGTAGACAATACTTTGCCTGTCTGGTCAGAATATATCATGATCCCGGATTCTGTTGAGGTACTTAAAAGAAAACAAGAAGATTTACTATCTCCTGAAAAAATTATTCTTAAACAAAAGGTAATTGCAGAAAGCAAATATACCATTCTGCAAAAGATAGATATGCAGGTTTCTGGTAACAGTATGGTTGACTCAGAAACAGAAATAGTTTGGGAATGCAGTAAAAATAAAAATGAAGAAAGTTTCCATATTGACATCAAGCAGAAATCGCATCAGGTAAAATATATCAAATCTATTTATCGCCAGCTTGCAGAATATATGCAGAAATTCAACAGACCCATGGAACATCTTATCATAGAACTTTTTTCTGATGGGAATATAAAAGCAGTTCTTAACCAGAATGAAATTAAAGAAACCTGGAATATTCTGAAAACTGAACTGGAACCAGAACTGGGAGATACAATTGAAGAAAAAACAATGATAGAAGGAGGAGATAAGGATTTTAGCAATACCCTCCCTCTAATAAAAAATAACATTCTCTATTGCCTTTTTCTAAAGGATGTCTACGGTGAATACTTAGAATTAAACCAGTTTATTGAAACAGGAAAACAAGAATATTCATCACAGCTTTTTGGCAACGAAAAGGTTTTTTTAAATGTAAAACGTAAGGTTGAAAAAGATAGCGGAATAGCAATAATAAAATTTTATGCCGAATCGGATTCCGATAAAAATGGGCATTTGAGAGAGATTTATAATACTAAATTAAAAGACTTTTTACAGGCACATTATGAATATTCCCTTACCTGGTCTGTAGAATATCACATAGACATAGAAAAAGGAAAGATGATTTTGTGTCGTTCCAAGATTAAAGAACAGGCAAACAGCAAATACAGTCACTTGATGGAACATGAAATAGTGTTAAATTAA
- a CDS encoding ATP-dependent Clp protease ATP-binding subunit, producing the protein MGVLVTNETVKQLFHIAQSIAKENYNATYGGPHILQALMHKDIGLNEFLKNIDKDPGYFYEWADVRIEEYPKTNHLPDEVSPDDAIDTLIEEADDIRLKLGLDEVTPICILTAIVKPQVVFSLQQLKSLPLREHDIFNLYRKDTPFAVSENGDFASLFSNNGSDFTDSSFPSIKSYCVDRTAQARNGNLENIIGRDKELRMLVEILCRRSKPNVIIIGEPGVGKTALVEGFAIEITKGNVPEMLKNGTLLELDTGALLAGTSYKGEIEDRLKKVITECKKIEKAILFIDEIHTLLDPKGSIGNVANLLKPELARGEITVIGATTQEEYRKIIEPEQAFNRRFEVLTVNEPDEKTCVKMIDVLLDGYKKHHGIEVEKTAIPECVRLAKRYAKGKKLPDAAIDLLDRTMAAIKMLDELSEKELASWKESYDAILTEEYLDNKDQADEMIWTYNLLRDKISPILWGSLSEQPDIDNSMPIDQIQKIIEDTYAELLQHAAKKREKVDRLELAAVMAAKTNIPIGKIQAQEKEKLLNMESLLLNRVVGQDHALKILSDAIVENRSGLNKPGQPIGSFFLLGPTGTGKTELAKSMAELLFNDEKAMVRFDMSEFKEEHSAALLYGAPPGYVGYEEGGMLVNKIRQQPYTVVLFDEIEKAHHSVFDVFLQIMDEGKVHDKLGKEGDFSNALILFTSNIGSEEIVKQFEEGKIPESSSLMQIMSNSGRFRPEFLARITEIIPFAPITESIAERIFNIQLKSLHTSLTRLGIALKITDDAVRNLALGGFSSKYGARQISGVIRAQLARPISKMIVREEVKSGQTIHVDWNQEEEKLSWKVE; encoded by the coding sequence ATGGGAGTACTAGTAACCAACGAAACAGTAAAACAACTATTTCATATTGCTCAGTCGATAGCGAAGGAAAATTATAATGCCACCTACGGAGGTCCGCATATTTTGCAGGCTTTAATGCATAAAGATATTGGTCTTAATGAATTTCTAAAAAATATAGATAAAGATCCTGGCTATTTCTACGAATGGGCAGATGTTCGTATTGAAGAATATCCTAAAACCAATCACCTCCCCGATGAGGTAAGTCCGGATGATGCCATAGATACCCTTATAGAAGAAGCAGATGATATCCGGTTAAAATTGGGACTGGATGAGGTAACTCCCATCTGTATCCTTACAGCCATCGTAAAACCTCAGGTTGTATTTTCGTTGCAGCAATTGAAGTCACTTCCATTGAGAGAGCATGATATTTTTAACCTGTATAGAAAAGATACACCTTTTGCAGTGTCAGAGAACGGGGATTTTGCATCATTATTTTCAAATAATGGCTCAGACTTTACAGATTCATCCTTTCCATCCATTAAAAGCTATTGTGTAGACAGAACAGCACAGGCCAGAAACGGAAATCTCGAAAATATCATCGGTAGAGATAAAGAACTGAGAATGTTGGTGGAAATTCTTTGCCGTAGAAGTAAACCGAATGTCATCATCATTGGAGAACCAGGCGTTGGAAAAACAGCCCTTGTAGAAGGGTTTGCCATTGAAATTACAAAAGGAAATGTTCCGGAAATGCTTAAAAATGGTACCCTTTTAGAATTGGACACCGGAGCATTGTTAGCAGGAACATCGTATAAAGGAGAAATAGAAGACCGTCTGAAAAAGGTGATCACAGAATGTAAGAAAATTGAAAAAGCAATTCTTTTCATTGATGAGATCCATACCCTGTTAGATCCAAAGGGAAGCATCGGAAACGTAGCCAATCTTCTGAAGCCGGAACTGGCCAGAGGTGAGATTACCGTAATCGGAGCAACCACTCAGGAAGAATACAGGAAGATTATTGAACCGGAACAGGCTTTTAACCGTCGTTTCGAAGTGCTGACAGTCAATGAACCGGATGAAAAAACCTGCGTGAAAATGATTGACGTTCTTCTTGATGGCTATAAAAAACACCACGGCATTGAAGTAGAGAAAACAGCTATTCCGGAATGTGTACGTTTGGCAAAAAGATATGCAAAAGGTAAAAAATTACCGGATGCTGCCATTGATTTGTTAGACAGAACGATGGCTGCCATCAAAATGTTGGATGAGCTTTCCGAAAAAGAACTTGCAAGCTGGAAAGAAAGTTATGATGCTATTTTAACAGAAGAATACCTCGATAATAAAGATCAGGCAGACGAAATGATCTGGACCTACAATTTATTGAGAGACAAAATAAGCCCTATTCTATGGGGATCACTCAGTGAGCAGCCTGACATTGATAATTCAATGCCAATAGATCAGATTCAGAAGATCATTGAAGATACGTATGCTGAACTTTTACAGCATGCTGCCAAGAAGAGAGAAAAAGTAGACCGTCTGGAATTGGCCGCTGTAATGGCTGCAAAAACCAATATTCCTATTGGAAAAATTCAGGCTCAGGAAAAAGAAAAGCTCCTGAATATGGAGTCGCTTCTATTAAATAGAGTCGTAGGTCAGGATCACGCACTGAAAATTCTTTCCGATGCTATTGTTGAAAACCGAAGTGGATTAAATAAACCGGGACAGCCTATCGGTTCGTTCTTCCTTTTGGGACCTACCGGAACAGGAAAAACAGAACTTGCAAAATCAATGGCAGAATTACTATTCAACGATGAAAAGGCAATGGTTCGTTTCGATATGTCGGAATTTAAGGAAGAACATTCAGCAGCATTGCTTTATGGAGCGCCTCCGGGATATGTAGGATATGAAGAAGGGGGAATGTTGGTCAACAAGATCAGACAGCAGCCGTATACCGTTGTTTTATTTGATGAAATTGAAAAAGCCCACCATTCTGTTTTTGATGTATTCCTTCAGATCATGGATGAAGGAAAGGTACATGATAAACTAGGAAAAGAAGGGGACTTCAGCAATGCATTGATTTTATTCACTTCCAATATCGGAAGCGAAGAAATTGTAAAACAGTTTGAAGAGGGAAAAATTCCTGAATCATCTTCATTGATGCAGATTATGTCAAATTCAGGAAGATTCAGACCAGAGTTTCTGGCCAGAATTACAGAAATTATTCCTTTTGCACCCATTACAGAATCTATTGCAGAAAGAATCTTCAATATCCAGTTGAAATCACTTCATACTTCATTAACAAGACTGGGGATTGCATTAAAAATTACAGATGATGCAGTAAGAAACCTTGCATTAGGTGGATTCAGCAGTAAATACGGAGCCAGACAAATTTCCGGAGTAATCCGTGCTCAGCTGGCAAGACCTATTTCCAAAATGATTGTAAGAGAAGAAGTAAAATCCGGACAGACTATTCATGTAGACTGGAATCAGGAAGAAGAAAAACTAAGCTGGAAAGTAGAGTAA
- a CDS encoding tetratricopeptide repeat protein, with the protein MKKLILVIIGIIAILGVIVIAKNNYVFSFGDTERIDKGWKAYENKEYSFAITQFVTVDFKKHPEVVMPLADSYLEIGEPYNAIQYLEPAYKSKDYHSADLSKITNMLGIAYTKSGDYKKARTFLEESIKLGNSNSQQNLQILESLEQNQNK; encoded by the coding sequence ATGAAAAAATTGATTCTTGTAATAATAGGGATTATTGCCATTTTGGGCGTAATCGTTATCGCTAAAAATAATTATGTTTTCTCGTTTGGAGATACAGAACGAATAGATAAAGGTTGGAAAGCATATGAAAATAAGGAATATAGTTTTGCAATTACACAATTTGTAACTGTAGATTTCAAAAAGCATCCTGAAGTGGTAATGCCATTAGCAGATTCATACCTGGAAATTGGAGAGCCTTACAATGCCATTCAATATCTGGAACCTGCCTACAAAAGCAAGGATTACCATTCAGCTGATCTTTCAAAAATTACAAATATGCTAGGAATTGCCTATACCAAAAGTGGTGATTACAAAAAAGCCAGAACTTTCCTGGAGGAATCAATTAAGCTCGGGAATTCCAATAGCCAGCAGAATCTTCAGATCCTGGAATCTCTGGAACAAAATCAAAATAAATAG
- a CDS encoding lytic transglycosylase domain-containing protein gives MKTIVKNIFTGIMLLGTVALVNGQFLAASDTSESSVRKYQGIINSNKDLVEFIEQLLLQKGLPKHLRNLALIESHFNRNITSGAGAVGVWQLMTAHANQYGLSEQNRTDVYKSTKTAVISLANLYKKYNNWVTVVAAYNCGEGNIAKAMQAAGSTQYHEFSQYLPGETINHVKKYLNACYATGELQSVLSNYNSSRINKVFFEEGNRKVTSAALSETEINAGFSLKVIADELDVEVDKILAWNPGITEELQRKGESTFYLPVDLMPDFLLRKNKILTRSIKEGNSFQQ, from the coding sequence ATGAAAACTATTGTCAAAAATATCTTTACAGGTATAATGCTTTTAGGAACTGTTGCCTTGGTAAACGGACAGTTTCTTGCAGCTTCAGATACCTCAGAGAGCAGCGTGAGGAAATATCAGGGAATCATTAACTCTAACAAGGATTTGGTTGAGTTTATTGAGCAGTTGCTCTTACAGAAAGGGCTTCCCAAGCATTTGAGAAACCTGGCCCTAATTGAATCCCACTTTAACAGGAATATTACCTCAGGAGCCGGAGCGGTAGGAGTCTGGCAGCTTATGACGGCACATGCCAACCAATATGGCCTTTCAGAGCAGAATCGTACCGATGTTTATAAAAGTACAAAGACTGCTGTAATTTCGCTGGCTAATCTTTATAAAAAGTACAATAACTGGGTAACAGTAGTAGCTGCCTACAACTGCGGAGAGGGGAATATTGCAAAAGCCATGCAGGCCGCAGGTTCTACGCAATACCATGAGTTCTCTCAGTATCTTCCGGGAGAGACGATAAACCACGTGAAGAAATATTTGAATGCATGCTATGCAACAGGAGAACTTCAGAGTGTGCTAAGCAATTATAATTCCTCCAGGATTAATAAAGTTTTCTTTGAAGAGGGAAACCGAAAAGTAACAAGTGCCGCTCTTTCCGAAACAGAAATTAATGCAGGATTCAGCCTGAAAGTCATTGCTGATGAACTTGATGTTGAGGTAGACAAAATTCTTGCCTGGAACCCGGGGATAACAGAAGAATTGCAGAGAAAAGGAGAAAGCACTTTTTATCTTCCTGTAGATCTGATGCCTGATTTTCTGCTAAGAAAAAATAAGATACTTACCCGATCTATAAAAGAAGGAAATAGTTTTCAACAGTAA
- a CDS encoding PAAR-like protein — MSKLYVPDGAWLVCSKGMKKQQIKVTSQSTVTIAGGYLKATVDDRPGGNFICGKMMLFGAVAGLVVGAAFVVGTVATGGALAIGAGATIAAAAAGGAALGGIAALVPSICGMLLKDWTPYDKDVLTVGKNPLLESSQIPCRFGGNVIILYSEKAADEMTDVIIGDTAIGVLGTIAFGYIMGPAMKALGTAAGTAHVLYKTFGFIASRNYVSGVVGAGIVAYSGNEVLNKGKEYLYDQVPLPGTERTYGDYVKGFDTDVEKLKDAGLQKQPDSQYKSPTDLANDMGSASDMGQKAVGDRTSSFEQHRTTRFVRLDDIVETGSTSNATYGRIPNSIEGRAPVIQPERPVVINQDYGGRYQEGYWAQTTNNTQYDRLKASDALRTGGSAALHFGKDQISRPGFDKDGTKGGGLYFGLIQDMGKAVSNFLLEGQAKDVLEAMQNEEAAARKSITVLAGRD, encoded by the coding sequence ATGAGTAAATTATATGTGCCAGACGGAGCTTGGTTGGTATGTTCCAAGGGAATGAAAAAACAACAAATAAAAGTTACAAGCCAAAGTACGGTAACAATTGCTGGAGGATATCTTAAAGCAACCGTAGATGATCGTCCGGGTGGAAATTTCATTTGTGGTAAAATGATGCTTTTTGGAGCAGTTGCAGGGCTTGTTGTGGGGGCTGCTTTTGTTGTGGGAACCGTTGCTACAGGAGGTGCTCTAGCCATTGGAGCAGGAGCGACTATCGCTGCCGCCGCTGCCGGTGGGGCTGCACTTGGAGGAATTGCCGCATTAGTTCCTTCAATATGTGGAATGTTACTGAAAGACTGGACTCCTTACGATAAAGATGTATTGACTGTTGGCAAAAATCCTTTATTGGAAAGCTCACAAATCCCATGTCGTTTTGGAGGAAATGTCATTATTTTATACTCCGAAAAGGCAGCAGATGAAATGACCGATGTAATTATTGGTGATACTGCAATCGGAGTACTAGGAACCATTGCTTTTGGATATATTATGGGACCTGCAATGAAGGCACTGGGTACAGCAGCCGGAACTGCACATGTTCTATATAAGACATTTGGATTTATAGCCTCAAGAAATTATGTTTCTGGGGTAGTTGGAGCCGGAATAGTTGCTTATAGTGGAAATGAGGTTCTAAATAAAGGAAAAGAATATCTTTATGATCAGGTTCCGCTTCCAGGTACAGAAAGAACTTATGGAGACTATGTAAAAGGGTTCGATACCGATGTGGAAAAATTAAAAGATGCCGGACTTCAAAAGCAACCCGATAGCCAATACAAATCTCCTACTGACTTAGCAAATGATATGGGATCAGCTTCTGACATGGGGCAAAAGGCTGTGGGAGACAGGACTTCATCATTTGAACAGCATAGGACCACACGTTTTGTTAGATTGGATGATATTGTAGAGACAGGTTCAACCAGTAATGCAACATATGGAAGAATTCCCAATTCTATTGAAGGAAGAGCACCTGTAATACAACCAGAACGTCCCGTTGTCATTAATCAGGATTATGGAGGAAGATACCAGGAAGGCTATTGGGCTCAGACTACCAATAATACACAATACGATCGATTGAAAGCTTCAGATGCCTTAAGAACAGGAGGGAGTGCTGCCTTACATTTTGGAAAAGATCAGATTAGCAGACCTGGATTTGATAAAGATGGTACCAAAGGAGGAGGTCTGTATTTTGGTCTGATCCAGGATATGGGAAAAGCGGTCAGCAACTTTCTATTGGAGGGGCAGGCAAAAGATGTACTTGAAGCAATGCAGAACGAAGAGGCGGCAGCAAGAAAAAGTATAACAGTATTGGCAGGAAGAGACTAA
- the tssD gene encoding type VI secretion system tube protein TssD, translating into MAERNSRGILKFNNGEGQKLLKMNYSVARATDVSGRVASDPSNALIKVTVEATEKSDILESLLNGKYKPTVGEITFNKSHEEGTLITLNWQNGYVIQHEVDFDAVDSNSMLISFVVSAETIDYGTSQYAGLWPSSGK; encoded by the coding sequence ATGGCAGAAAGAAATTCAAGAGGAATCTTAAAATTCAACAACGGAGAAGGACAGAAATTATTAAAAATGAACTACAGTGTAGCAAGAGCTACAGACGTTTCAGGACGTGTAGCATCAGATCCTTCTAACGCATTAATCAAGGTTACAGTAGAAGCTACTGAAAAATCTGACATCCTTGAAAGCTTACTGAATGGAAAATATAAGCCTACAGTAGGAGAAATTACTTTCAACAAATCTCACGAAGAGGGAACACTAATCACTTTGAACTGGCAAAACGGTTACGTAATTCAGCACGAAGTAGATTTCGATGCAGTTGACAGCAACAGTATGCTCATCAGTTTTGTAGTAAGTGCTGAAACAATTGACTACGGTACTTCTCAATACGCTGGACTGTGGCCTTCATCAGGTAAATAA
- the tssD gene encoding type VI secretion system tube protein TssD, translating to MAERNSRGILKFNGGEGQKLLKMNYSVSRSTDVSGRVASDPSNALIKVTVEATEKSDILESLLNGKYKPTKGEITFNKSHEEGTLITLNWENGYVIQHEVDFDAVDSNSMLISFVISAETIDYGTSQYAGLWPSSGK from the coding sequence ATGGCAGAAAGAAACTCAAGAGGAATCTTAAAATTTAACGGAGGTGAAGGACAAAAACTATTAAAGATGAACTACAGCGTATCCAGATCTACAGATGTATCAGGACGTGTAGCATCAGATCCTTCTAATGCATTAATCAAGGTTACAGTAGAAGCTACTGAAAAATCTGACATCCTTGAAAGCTTATTGAACGGAAAATATAAGCCTACAAAAGGAGAAATCACTTTCAACAAATCTCACGAAGAAGGAACATTAATTACCTTGAACTGGGAAAACGGATATGTGATTCAGCACGAAGTAGATTTCGATGCAGTTGATAGCAACAGTATGCTAATCAGTTTCGTAATCAGTGCTGAAACAATTGACTACGGTACTTCTCAGTACGCTGGACTTTGGCCATCATCTGGTAAATAA